A portion of the Symphalangus syndactylus isolate Jambi chromosome 13, NHGRI_mSymSyn1-v2.1_pri, whole genome shotgun sequence genome contains these proteins:
- the KRTDAP gene encoding keratinocyte differentiation-associated protein isoform X1: MLGVRNSMAGCSEEGKRRIQLVRSPIWPECEEESTIENYASRPEAFNTPFLNIDKLRSAFKADEFLNWHALFESIKRKLPFLNWDAFPKLKGLRSATPDAQ, from the exons ATGTTAGGAGTAAGGAACAGCATGGCCGGATGCTCCgaagagggaaaaagaaggatACAGTTGGTAAGGAGTCCAATTTGGCCAGAATGTGAG GAAGAAAGCACCATTGAGAATTATGCGTCGCGACCGGAG GCCTTTAACACCCCGTTCCTGAACATCGACAAATTGCGATCT GCTTTTAAGGCTGATGAGTTCCTGAACTGGCACGCCCTCTTTGAG tCTATCAAAAGGAAACTTCCTTTCCTCAACTGGGATGCCTTTCCTAAG CTGAAAGGACTGAGGAGCGCAACTCCTGATGCCCAGTGA
- the KRTDAP gene encoding keratinocyte differentiation-associated protein isoform X3 produces MKIPVLPAVVLLSLLVLHSAQGATLGGPEEESTIENYASRPEAFKADEFLNWHALFESIKRKLPFLNWDAFPKLKGLRSATPDAQ; encoded by the exons ATGAAGATCCCAGTCCTTCCTGCCGTggtgctcctctccctcctggtGCTCCACTCTGCCCAGGGAGCTACCCTGGGTGGTCCTGAG GAAGAAAGCACCATTGAGAATTATGCGTCGCGACCGGAG GCTTTTAAGGCTGATGAGTTCCTGAACTGGCACGCCCTCTTTGAG tCTATCAAAAGGAAACTTCCTTTCCTCAACTGGGATGCCTTTCCTAAG CTGAAAGGACTGAGGAGCGCAACTCCTGATGCCCAGTGA
- the KRTDAP gene encoding keratinocyte differentiation-associated protein isoform X2, with product MKIPVLPAVVLLSLLVLHSAQGATLGGPEEESTIENYASRPEAFNTPFLNIDKLRSAFKADEFLNWHALFESIKRKLPFLNWDAFPKLKGLRSATPDAQ from the exons ATGAAGATCCCAGTCCTTCCTGCCGTggtgctcctctccctcctggtGCTCCACTCTGCCCAGGGAGCTACCCTGGGTGGTCCTGAG GAAGAAAGCACCATTGAGAATTATGCGTCGCGACCGGAG GCCTTTAACACCCCGTTCCTGAACATCGACAAATTGCGATCT GCTTTTAAGGCTGATGAGTTCCTGAACTGGCACGCCCTCTTTGAG tCTATCAAAAGGAAACTTCCTTTCCTCAACTGGGATGCCTTTCCTAAG CTGAAAGGACTGAGGAGCGCAACTCCTGATGCCCAGTGA
- the DMKN gene encoding dermokine isoform X13 — protein sequence MNMKLATASALLLLLLGLAWTQGSHGWGADASSLQKRAGRADQSYNYNQHAYPTAYGGQYSVKTPAKGGVSPSSSASRVQPGLLQWVKFW from the exons ATGAACATGAAGCTGGCCACTGCCTCTgctctgctcctgctcctgctgggCCTGGCCTGGACCCAGGGGAGCCATGGCTGG GGTGCGGACGCATCGTCACTGCAGAAACGTGCAGGCAGAGCCGATCAG AGCTATAATTATAACCAGCATGCGTATCCCACTGCCTATGGTGGGCAGTACTCAGTCAAGACCCCTGCAAAG GGGGGAGTCTCGCCTTCTTCCTCG GCTTCCCGGGTGCAACCTGGCCTGCTGCAGTGGGTGAAGTTTTGGTAG